In one window of Macadamia integrifolia cultivar HAES 741 chromosome 2, SCU_Mint_v3, whole genome shotgun sequence DNA:
- the LOC122072143 gene encoding 60S ribosomal protein L22-2-like translates to MSKPAKVAPKGKKKGASFVIDCAKPVEDKIMEIASLEKFLQERIKVGGKAGALGDSITITRDKTKITVTSDNPLSKRYLKYLTKKYLKKHNVRDWLRVIASNKDRNVYELRYFNIAENEGEEED, encoded by the exons atgagTAAGCCGGCGAAAGTTGCCCCCAAGGGCAAGAAGAAGGGAGCAAGCTTCGTTATCGACTGCGCGAAGCCCGTGGAAGACAAGATCATGGAGATAGCGTCCTTGGAGAAGTTTTTGCAGGAGAGAATCAAGGTAGGAGGCAAGGCTGGTGCCCTCGGTGATTCTATTACCATCACTCGGGATAAGACCAAGATCACCGTTACCTCCGACAATCCCTTATCCAAGAG GTACTTGAAATATCTAACTAAAAAGTACTTGAAGAAGCACAATGTAAGGGATTGGTTGCGTGTCATTGCATCGAACAAAGATCGCAATGTCTATGAGCTGCGATACTTCAACATTGCCGAGAATGAGGGTGAGGAAGAGGATTGA
- the LOC122072230 gene encoding ectonucleotide pyrophosphatase/phosphodiesterase family member 3-like gives MGSDSFPVLTPSKPNSSPAQEEDSPNPSTALLAFDTDSSPSDPSQKSTTTPTTTTILFITLLIITCISLAASGAFAFLFFSSTSRSQQPSTSLASQSSTPAETETTARPLTKLDHPVVLLISSDGFRFGYQFKTPTPNIGRLIANGTEAETGLISVFPTLTFPNHYSIVTGLYPAYHGIINNYFVDPISGDSFNMGSHEPKWWLGEPLWETVVNHGLKAATYFWPGSEVHKGSWDCPWKLCQYYNGSVPFGERVDTVLQYFDLPSSEIPAFMTLYFEDPDHQGHKVGADDPEITEAVAGIDRMIGRLIDGLEKRGVFEDVTIIMVGDHGMVGTCDKKLIYLHDLGPWIDIPKDWVQSYSPLLSIRPPAGVSPSDVVTKMMDGLSSGKIENGKNLKVFLKEDLPDRLHYVGSDRISPIIGLVAEGFKVEQARSKSKECGGAHGYDNAFFSMRTIFIGHGPQFARGRKVPSFENIQIYNLITSILKVQGAPNNGSASFPETILLPSS, from the coding sequence ATGGGTTCTGATTCTTTTCCCGTCTTAACTCCATCCAAGCCCAATTCTTCACCCGCCCAGGAGGAAGACTCACCTAACCCTTCCACTGCCCTTCTTGCCTTCGATACTGACTCCTCCCCTTCAGACCCTTCTCAGAaatccaccaccacccccaccaccaccaccatcctcTTTATTACCCTTCTCATCATCACCTGCATCTCCCTTGCTGCCTCTGGCGCCTttgccttcctcttcttctcctccacttCTCGCTCCCAGCAACCTTCCACTTCTCTTGCTTCCCAATCTTCAACTCCAGCAGAAACAGAAACCACCGCTCGCCCTCTCACCAAGCTCGATCATCCCGTCGTTCTCCTCATCTCTTCCGATGGGTTCCGATTTGGGTATCAATTCAAAACCCCTACCCCCAACATAGGTCGTCTTATCGCCAACGGCACTGAAGCCGAAACTGGTCTCATCTCTGTTTTCCCTACCCTGACGTTTCCCAACCATTACTCGATCGTCACTGGACTCTACCCTGCCTACCATGGCATCATCAATAATTATTTTGTCGATCCCATCTCTGGGGACTCATTCAACATGGGCAGCCACGAACCCAAATGGTGGCTGGGCGAACCCTTGTGGGAAACCGTGGTCAATCATGGATTGAAGGCTGCTACCTATTTCTGGCCAGGCTCTGAGGTACATAAAGGTTCTTGGGACTGCCCTTGGAAGCTCTGCCAATATTACAATGGTTCTGTGCCTTTCGGAGAACGTGTTGATACCGTCCTACAGTACTTTGATCTTCCTAGTAGTGAGATCCCTGCGTTCATGACTCTGTATTTTGAAGACCCAGATCATCAGGGTCACAAGGTTGGAGCTGACGATCCGGAGATCACTGAAGCAGTTGCCGGGATAGATAGGATGATCGGAAGGCTGATTGACGGGCTGgagaaaagaggggtttttgAGGATGTCACCATAATTATGGTGGGTGATCATGGAATGGTCGGTACCTGTGATAAAAAACTCATCTATCTTCATGATCTCGGACCCTGGATTGATATCCCGAAGGATTGGGTCCAGTCGTACAGTCCATTGCTTTCGATTCGGCCTCCAGCAGGTGTCTCCCCTTCAGATGTCGTAACCAAGATGATGGACGGCTTGAGCTCTGGGAAGATTGAGAATGGTAAGAATCTCAAGGTTTTTCTTAAGGAGGATCTTCCCGATCGACTTCATTATGTAGGGAGCGATAGAATTTCACCCATAATAGGACTAGTTGCAGAAGGGTTTAAGGTGGAGCAGGCTAGATCGAAGAGTAAAGAATGTGGAGGAGCGCATGGATACGACAATGCATTCTTCTCCATGAGAACCATTTTCATCGGCCATGGACCTCAGTTCGCTAGAGGTCGCAAGGTCCCATCCTTTGAGAATATCCAGATATACAATCTAATCACTTCTATCCTTAAGGTACAGGGAGCCCCTAATAATGGGTCAGCGTCGTTTCCAGAAACTATTCTGTTGCCCAGTTCCTGA